A genomic region of Methylobacterium durans contains the following coding sequences:
- the atpA gene encoding F0F1 ATP synthase subunit alpha: MDIRAAEISAILKEQIKNFGEEAEVTEVGQVLSVGDGIARAYGLDNVQAGEMVEFESGVRGMALNLEQDNVGIVIFGSDREIKEGQTVKRTGAIVDVPVGKGLLGRVVDGLGNPIDGKGPIVAEERRRVDVKAPGIIPRKSVHEPMATGLKAIDALIPVGRGQRELIIGDRQTGKTAIALDTILNQKPAHQGTDEKAKLYCVYVAVGQKRSTVAQFVKVLEDQGALEYSIIIAATASDAAPMQFIAPFAGCAMGEYFRDNGMHAVIVYDDLSKQAVAYRQMSLLLRRPPGREAYPGDVFYLHSRLLERAAKMGDAAGAGSLTALPVIETQANDVSAYIPTNVISITDGQIFLETDLFYQGVRPAVNVGLSVSRVGSAAQTKAMKKVAGKIKGELAQYREMAAFAQFGSDLDASTQQLLNRGSRLTELLKQPQFSPLKMEEQVAVIYAGVNGYLDKLPVSKVRAFEDQLLSTLRSKHQDLLTGIRDSKDLSDENAGKLKGVVEGISKSFN; encoded by the coding sequence ATGGACATCCGCGCCGCCGAGATCTCCGCGATCCTGAAAGAGCAGATCAAGAACTTCGGCGAAGAGGCCGAGGTCACCGAGGTTGGCCAGGTCCTGTCCGTCGGCGACGGCATCGCCCGCGCCTACGGCCTCGACAACGTCCAGGCCGGCGAGATGGTCGAGTTCGAGTCGGGCGTGCGCGGCATGGCGCTCAACCTCGAGCAGGACAACGTCGGCATCGTGATCTTCGGCTCCGACCGCGAGATCAAGGAAGGCCAGACCGTCAAGCGCACCGGCGCCATCGTGGACGTGCCGGTCGGCAAGGGCCTGCTCGGCCGCGTCGTGGACGGCCTCGGCAACCCGATCGACGGCAAGGGCCCGATCGTGGCCGAGGAGCGGCGCCGCGTTGACGTGAAGGCCCCGGGCATCATTCCGCGCAAGTCCGTGCACGAGCCGATGGCGACCGGCCTCAAGGCGATCGACGCGCTCATCCCGGTTGGCCGCGGCCAGCGCGAGCTGATCATCGGCGACCGCCAGACCGGCAAGACCGCAATCGCCCTCGACACGATCCTCAACCAGAAGCCCGCTCACCAGGGCACGGACGAGAAGGCCAAGCTCTACTGCGTCTACGTCGCGGTGGGCCAGAAGCGCTCCACCGTCGCCCAGTTCGTGAAGGTGCTGGAGGATCAGGGCGCGCTCGAGTACTCGATCATCATCGCGGCGACCGCCTCGGACGCTGCGCCGATGCAGTTCATCGCGCCCTTCGCCGGTTGCGCCATGGGCGAGTATTTCCGCGACAACGGCATGCACGCCGTGATCGTGTACGACGATCTCTCCAAGCAGGCCGTCGCCTACCGCCAGATGTCGCTGCTGCTGCGCCGCCCGCCGGGCCGCGAGGCCTACCCGGGCGACGTGTTCTACCTCCACAGCCGCCTGCTGGAGCGCGCCGCCAAGATGGGCGACGCCGCCGGTGCCGGCTCGCTCACCGCGCTGCCGGTCATCGAGACCCAGGCCAACGACGTGTCGGCCTACATCCCGACGAACGTCATCTCGATCACTGACGGCCAGATCTTCCTCGAGACCGACCTGTTCTACCAGGGTGTGCGCCCGGCGGTGAACGTGGGCCTCTCGGTGTCGCGCGTCGGCTCGGCCGCGCAGACCAAGGCGATGAAGAAGGTCGCCGGCAAGATCAAGGGCGAGCTGGCGCAGTACCGCGAGATGGCCGCCTTCGCGCAGTTCGGTTCGGACCTCGACGCCTCAACGCAGCAGCTCCTGAACCGCGGCTCGCGGCTGACCGAGCTCCTGAAGCAGCCGCAATTCTCGCCGCTGAAGATGGAAGAGCAGGTTGCGGTGATCTACGCCGGTGTGAACGGCTACCTTGACAAGCTTCCCGTCAGCAAGGTGCGGGCCTTCGAGGACCAGCTCCTCTCGACGCTCCGCTCGAAGCACCAGGATCTGCTCACCGGCATCCGCGACTCGAAGGACCTCTCCGACGAGAACGCCGGCAAGCTGAAGGGCGTGGTCG
- a CDS encoding F0F1 ATP synthase subunit delta: MAQNGTEAGPLVAGVAGRYASALFELARDERQVDTVAENLDRFDALLKESADLSRLVKSPVFSGEQQAAAIGAVLDKAGINGLAGNFIRLAAANRRLFALPDMIRAFRALVRASKGIVRAEVRVAEKPSDAVLEEIKSSLRDVAKSEIDIELHVDPSLIGGLVVKLGSRMVDASLRTKLNGIRLAMREAR, encoded by the coding sequence GTGGCGCAGAACGGTACCGAAGCGGGTCCCCTGGTTGCAGGCGTGGCGGGCCGCTACGCCTCCGCCCTGTTCGAACTGGCCCGAGATGAGCGCCAGGTCGACACGGTGGCCGAGAATCTCGACCGGTTCGACGCCCTCCTGAAGGAGAGCGCGGACCTGAGCCGCCTCGTGAAGAGCCCGGTCTTCTCCGGCGAGCAGCAGGCCGCCGCGATCGGCGCCGTCCTCGACAAAGCCGGGATCAACGGGCTCGCGGGCAACTTTATCCGGCTCGCCGCCGCCAACCGACGCCTCTTCGCCCTGCCGGACATGATCCGCGCCTTCCGCGCGCTGGTGCGCGCCTCGAAGGGCATCGTCCGCGCCGAGGTGCGCGTGGCCGAGAAGCCCTCCGACGCAGTGCTGGAGGAGATCAAGTCCAGCCTGCGCGACGTCGCCAAGTCCGAGATCGACATCGAGCTGCACGTCGATCCGAGCCTGATCGGCGGCCTCGTGGTGAAGCTCGGCAGCCGCATGGTCGACGCCAGCCTGCGCACCAAGCTCAACGGAATTCGCCTTGCGATGCGGGAAGCCCGGTAG
- a CDS encoding DsbA family protein, producing the protein MPIDRRRFLAAAAGLASGTGWAGIASAQGYGQTDSVTNDEGRPVANMRLPGEITGEITALRGVTYVGAREAETTLYEFFDFNCPYCRKAASDLASLSASDGALRVGLVHNPILSVQSAQAARVALAVQRKLGSAAAWSLYTQLLGRPGRIDGPGALQAATALGLPSAEAESIADSEEIRLALKSHMRMAADLGLYATPSYVLGNSGILGHPGVRALARMIASLRRCDRIAC; encoded by the coding sequence ATGCCGATCGACCGCCGCCGTTTCCTCGCCGCCGCCGCAGGCCTCGCCTCTGGGACAGGATGGGCCGGCATCGCGTCGGCGCAAGGCTATGGCCAGACCGACAGCGTGACGAACGACGAGGGACGTCCGGTGGCCAACATGCGGCTGCCGGGCGAGATCACCGGCGAGATCACGGCGCTGCGCGGGGTCACATATGTCGGTGCCCGCGAGGCCGAGACGACCCTGTACGAGTTCTTCGACTTCAACTGCCCGTATTGTCGGAAAGCCGCGAGCGACCTTGCCTCGCTCTCGGCGAGCGACGGCGCGCTGCGCGTCGGCCTCGTGCACAACCCGATCCTGTCCGTGCAATCGGCGCAGGCCGCAAGGGTCGCGCTCGCGGTCCAGCGCAAGCTCGGCTCGGCCGCGGCCTGGAGCCTGTACACGCAACTCCTCGGCAGACCCGGCCGGATCGACGGGCCAGGCGCCCTGCAGGCCGCCACCGCCTTGGGGCTGCCGTCAGCCGAGGCCGAGAGCATCGCCGACAGCGAGGAGATCCGCCTCGCCCTGAAGAGCCACATGCGGATGGCGGCAGATCTGGGACTCTACGCGACCCCCTCCTACGTGCTCGGCAATTCCGGGATTCTCGGTCACCCGGGCGTACGCGCGCTGGCCAGAATGATCGCCTCGCTGCGCCGCTGCGACCGCATCGCCTGTTGA
- a CDS encoding invasion associated locus B family protein — protein MFLAEIQPRHPRAAALLALAGALAAGPAFAEQSDKGNVAPPITAPMTLPTQQQAQAQPPQVLATKPEPGQPGWLKICNKDQGGNDLCSTTRDFVSESGKPLMAVALYEMRSGQTKEEARVVRFLVPLGFMIQSGIRFTIDGRQATTGKFNACLSIGCFSEATIGTDVLAAMKKGASLKLAVMSQTQREVNFVVPLEGLGAALEGPAMTVEEQKKYQAEVARRAEEARKRQEAEKTGAAPAADTAAPASEAAPKP, from the coding sequence ATGTTCCTTGCCGAGATCCAGCCCCGCCACCCGCGCGCCGCCGCGTTGCTCGCGCTCGCGGGCGCGCTCGCTGCCGGGCCGGCTTTCGCCGAGCAGAGCGACAAGGGCAACGTCGCACCGCCGATCACGGCGCCGATGACCCTTCCGACGCAGCAACAGGCGCAGGCCCAGCCGCCGCAGGTTCTGGCGACCAAGCCCGAACCGGGACAGCCCGGCTGGCTCAAGATCTGCAACAAGGACCAGGGCGGCAACGATCTCTGCAGCACCACGCGCGACTTCGTGTCGGAGAGCGGCAAGCCGCTCATGGCGGTCGCGCTCTATGAGATGCGGAGCGGCCAGACGAAGGAGGAGGCCCGCGTCGTCCGCTTCCTCGTGCCGCTCGGCTTCATGATCCAGTCCGGCATCCGCTTCACGATCGACGGACGGCAGGCGACGACGGGCAAGTTCAACGCTTGCCTGTCGATCGGCTGCTTCTCGGAGGCCACGATCGGGACGGACGTGCTCGCCGCGATGAAGAAGGGTGCGAGCCTCAAGCTCGCGGTGATGAGCCAGACGCAGCGCGAGGTGAATTTCGTGGTGCCCCTCGAAGGGCTCGGAGCCGCCCTCGAAGGGCCGGCGATGACCGTCGAGGAGCAGAAGAAGTATCAGGCCGAGGTGGCGCGCCGGGCCGAGGAGGCCCGCAAGCGTCAGGAGGCGGAGAAGACGGGCGCCGCACCGGCCGCCGACACCGCGGCACCTGCCTCGGAGGCTGCGCCGAAACCTTGA
- a CDS encoding argininosuccinate synthase gives MSQSPQKPVSKVVLAYSGGLDTSIILKWLQTTYGCEVVTFTADLGQGEELEPARRKAELLGIRPENIFIEDLREEFVRDYVFPMFRANAQYEGVYLLGTSIARPLIAKKQIEIAEKVGADAVCHGATGKGNDQVRFELGYYALKPDVTVIAPWREWDFRSREALIAFAEQHQIPIAKDKRGESPFSVDANLLHASSEGKVLEDPADEVPDYVYSRTLSPEEAPDTPTVITIGFQRGDAVSIDGEALSPATLLARLNELGRANGIGRLDLVENRFVGMKSRGMYETPGGTILLPAHRAIESITLDRGAAHLKDELMPRYAELVYNGFWFSPEREMLQALIDKSQEQVTGTVRLKLYKGGVHVIGRESPNSLYDQDLVTFEEGAVAYDHRDAAGFIKLNALRLRTLAQRKKKLGD, from the coding sequence ATGTCCCAATCGCCGCAGAAGCCCGTCAGCAAGGTGGTCCTCGCCTATTCAGGCGGCCTCGACACATCCATCATCCTGAAGTGGCTGCAGACGACCTACGGATGCGAGGTCGTGACCTTCACGGCCGATCTCGGCCAGGGTGAGGAGCTGGAGCCGGCCCGCCGCAAGGCCGAGCTTCTCGGCATCAGACCCGAGAACATCTTCATCGAGGATCTGCGCGAGGAATTCGTCCGGGACTACGTGTTCCCGATGTTCCGCGCCAACGCGCAGTACGAGGGCGTCTACCTGCTCGGCACGTCGATCGCCCGGCCGCTCATCGCCAAGAAGCAGATCGAGATTGCCGAGAAGGTCGGGGCCGACGCGGTCTGTCACGGCGCCACCGGCAAGGGCAACGATCAGGTCCGGTTCGAGCTCGGCTACTACGCGCTCAAGCCCGACGTCACGGTGATCGCGCCCTGGCGGGAGTGGGATTTCCGCTCCCGCGAGGCGCTCATCGCCTTCGCCGAGCAGCACCAGATCCCGATCGCCAAGGACAAGCGCGGCGAGAGCCCGTTCTCGGTCGACGCGAATCTCCTGCACGCCTCCTCCGAGGGCAAGGTGCTGGAGGATCCCGCCGACGAGGTGCCGGATTACGTCTATTCGCGCACGCTCTCGCCCGAGGAGGCGCCCGACACGCCGACCGTGATCACGATCGGCTTCCAGCGGGGCGACGCGGTCTCGATCGACGGCGAGGCGCTGTCGCCGGCCACGCTGCTGGCCAGGCTCAATGAACTTGGCCGCGCCAACGGCATCGGCCGTCTGGACCTCGTCGAGAACCGTTTCGTCGGCATGAAGAGCCGCGGCATGTACGAGACGCCCGGCGGTACGATCCTGTTGCCCGCGCATCGCGCCATCGAGTCGATCACCCTCGACCGCGGGGCTGCGCACCTCAAGGACGAGCTGATGCCGCGCTACGCGGAGCTCGTCTACAACGGATTCTGGTTCTCGCCGGAGCGCGAGATGCTGCAGGCGCTGATCGACAAGAGCCAGGAGCAGGTCACGGGCACGGTGCGGCTCAAGCTCTACAAGGGCGGCGTCCACGTCATCGGCCGCGAGAGCCCGAACTCGCTCTACGACCAGGATCTCGTGACCTTCGAGGAGGGCGCGGTGGCCTACGACCACCGCGACGCGGCGGGCTTCATCAAGCTCAACGCCCTGCGGCTGCGCACGCTGGCCCAGCGGAAGAAGAAGCTCGGCGACTGA
- a CDS encoding methyl-accepting chemotaxis protein, with protein sequence MLAAGFGLGLGGSACAIWLAGNISQPLVRLVADANRLAAGDVSVRVADLERRDEIGAAARAVAGFRDGVVERARLDALSGSEQSARLDRGQRIESSIRAFQDEVRAVLAVVDRTTAGMAASADNLVVVVGAMQREAGAATQASGQTRANVEGVADAASELTRSVRAVAERISETSRMVARATADAQAANGAVSDLDQAAQRIGDVVALIHKIAGQTNLLALNATIEAARAGEAGRGFAVVANEVKELAGQTAKATEEIARRVAGAQSATGGTVAAIRGIAGAMDGINVIAAEIAGAVAEQRRASEEIGRSAEVASALTVEASTGIGATEAGIRQTAQAISGVRQAAGEVDPGTARLRHAVQSFVAQVSAA encoded by the coding sequence ATCCTCGCGGCCGGTTTCGGGCTGGGTCTCGGCGGGAGCGCCTGCGCGATCTGGCTAGCCGGGAACATCTCGCAGCCGCTGGTGCGCCTCGTGGCCGACGCGAACCGGCTCGCCGCCGGCGACGTCTCAGTACGTGTCGCCGACCTCGAACGGCGGGACGAGATCGGCGCCGCAGCTCGGGCGGTCGCCGGCTTCCGCGACGGCGTGGTCGAGCGGGCACGGCTCGACGCCTTGTCGGGGAGCGAGCAGAGCGCACGGCTCGATCGCGGCCAACGTATCGAGTCGTCCATCCGAGCGTTCCAGGACGAGGTGCGTGCAGTCCTCGCAGTCGTCGACCGGACCACCGCGGGCATGGCGGCATCCGCTGACAATTTGGTTGTCGTCGTCGGCGCGATGCAGCGGGAGGCCGGCGCGGCGACCCAGGCTTCCGGGCAGACCCGCGCCAATGTCGAAGGCGTAGCCGACGCGGCGAGCGAGCTCACGCGCTCGGTCCGGGCCGTTGCCGAGCGGATTTCCGAGACCTCCCGCATGGTCGCAAGGGCCACGGCCGACGCGCAGGCCGCGAACGGTGCGGTGTCGGATCTCGACCAAGCCGCTCAGCGCATCGGGGATGTTGTCGCGCTGATCCATAAGATCGCCGGCCAGACGAATCTCCTCGCGCTCAATGCCACGATCGAGGCGGCACGGGCCGGCGAGGCCGGGCGCGGCTTCGCGGTGGTCGCCAACGAGGTCAAGGAACTCGCCGGCCAGACGGCGAAGGCCACCGAGGAGATCGCCCGTCGGGTCGCCGGGGCCCAATCGGCCACGGGCGGCACCGTCGCCGCGATCCGCGGGATCGCGGGCGCCATGGACGGGATCAACGTGATCGCCGCCGAGATCGCTGGCGCGGTCGCCGAGCAGCGGCGTGCAAGCGAGGAGATCGGCCGCAGTGCCGAGGTCGCGAGCGCGCTCACCGTCGAGGCGAGCACAGGCATCGGCGCGACGGAGGCCGGCATCCGGCAGACCGCGCAGGCGATCAGCGGCGTGCGCCAAGCGGCCGGAGAGGTCGATCCGGGCACCGCGCGCCTGCGCCACGCAGTCCAGAGCTTCGTGGCGCAGGTCTCGGCGGCCTGA
- a CDS encoding cytochrome-c peroxidase, with protein sequence MRLHLAATITAIAACISGPAAAEESFDKLKAAYRRPNAIPFPTDAPYSPHMATLGKMLFFDPRLSGEQTISCASCHNPSFGFEVPLPGAIGAANTPLPRKAPTVLNAAWTPVFFWDGRAPSLEIQAQGPITAEIEMDGKFPEIVARLDEIPEYKARFAQLFPGRGVSQDNLLTAIATYERTIVSGWAPFDRWVEGDERAISEEARRGFALFNGNAACATCHSGWNFTDNRFHDIGVPTTDIGRAKFDNDDPKARYAFKTPGLRNLTYRAPFGHGGQFPDLDAILTFYETGGVERPSKSPLIRKLNLTATERRDLLAFLRSLTAEKTETALPNLPN encoded by the coding sequence GTGCGACTTCACCTTGCCGCAACGATTACTGCAATTGCAGCCTGTATTTCCGGCCCGGCCGCGGCCGAGGAGAGCTTCGACAAGCTCAAGGCGGCGTATCGCCGTCCGAACGCTATACCCTTCCCGACAGACGCGCCCTACTCGCCGCATATGGCTACGCTGGGCAAGATGCTGTTCTTCGATCCGCGCCTCAGCGGCGAGCAGACCATCAGCTGCGCGAGCTGCCACAACCCGTCTTTCGGCTTCGAGGTCCCGCTCCCCGGCGCGATCGGAGCGGCGAACACGCCGCTGCCGCGCAAGGCGCCGACGGTTCTCAACGCTGCTTGGACGCCGGTCTTTTTCTGGGACGGGCGGGCGCCGAGCCTCGAGATCCAAGCCCAGGGTCCGATCACCGCCGAGATCGAGATGGACGGCAAATTCCCGGAGATCGTAGCCCGGCTGGATGAGATTCCGGAGTACAAAGCCCGCTTCGCGCAGCTCTTCCCGGGCAGGGGAGTCAGCCAGGACAATCTGCTCACCGCCATCGCGACCTACGAGCGGACGATCGTCTCCGGCTGGGCGCCCTTCGACCGATGGGTCGAGGGCGATGAGCGGGCGATCTCGGAGGAAGCGAGACGCGGGTTTGCCCTTTTCAACGGCAACGCGGCCTGCGCGACCTGCCACTCGGGCTGGAACTTCACCGACAACCGGTTCCACGACATCGGCGTCCCGACGACCGATATCGGGCGAGCCAAATTCGACAACGACGATCCCAAGGCGCGCTACGCCTTCAAGACGCCAGGTCTCCGCAACCTGACCTATCGAGCTCCGTTCGGACACGGCGGTCAGTTCCCCGACCTCGACGCGATCCTCACCTTCTACGAGACCGGCGGCGTCGAGCGTCCCTCGAAATCGCCTCTGATCCGCAAGCTCAACCTGACGGCGACCGAGCGGCGAGATCTCCTCGCCTTTCTCCGCTCGTTGACGGCTGAGAAGACCGAGACGGCACTGCCGAACCTTCCGAACTGA
- a CDS encoding PilZ domain-containing protein, whose product MLSMTLSGNRIRRKGRILIENREDVLVSIVALSEVGARISLSDAIQVPNAFTLVIDPQQIRMACQVLWHSGGEVGVRFD is encoded by the coding sequence ATGCTGAGCATGACCCTCTCCGGGAATCGAATTCGTCGCAAAGGTCGAATTCTGATTGAAAATCGCGAAGATGTTCTCGTATCGATTGTAGCGCTCTCCGAAGTGGGCGCCCGGATCAGCTTGAGCGACGCGATACAGGTCCCAAACGCGTTCACGTTGGTGATCGACCCGCAGCAAATCCGCATGGCATGCCAGGTTCTTTGGCACTCAGGCGGAGAGGTCGGTGTGCGCTTCGACTGA
- the mtgA gene encoding monofunctional biosynthetic peptidoglycan transglycosylase has protein sequence MPRVQGARRKGGGLARRVAGLILLLTIVGLALVLLLALVYSALTPPSTLMLGRWLTGQAVQRTSVPLEAISPHLVQAVIASEDQRFCAHRGVDWAALRNVVDDEEGPSRGASTITMQTVKNVFLWPGRSYLRKGLEIPLAMLADTLWGKRRVMEVYLNVAEWGEGIFGAQAASRHWFGKDARNLTRGEAALLAATLPNPIARSAGKPSRGVRAAAARIQGRLGQVEGLMGCLRG, from the coding sequence CTGCCGCGGGTGCAAGGTGCTCGCCGCAAGGGTGGCGGGCTGGCGCGGCGCGTCGCCGGCCTGATCCTGCTCCTCACCATCGTCGGCCTCGCCCTCGTCCTTCTGCTCGCGCTCGTCTATAGCGCGCTGACGCCGCCCTCAACCCTGATGCTCGGGCGATGGTTGACAGGGCAGGCCGTGCAGCGGACGTCGGTTCCTCTTGAAGCGATCTCGCCGCACCTCGTGCAGGCCGTGATCGCTTCGGAAGACCAGCGCTTCTGCGCCCATCGCGGCGTCGACTGGGCAGCGTTGCGCAACGTCGTCGACGACGAGGAAGGCCCCAGCCGGGGCGCTTCGACGATCACTATGCAGACGGTGAAGAACGTCTTCCTCTGGCCGGGCCGCTCCTACCTCCGGAAGGGGCTGGAAATTCCGCTCGCGATGCTCGCCGACACGCTATGGGGCAAGCGCCGTGTGATGGAGGTCTACCTGAACGTCGCGGAGTGGGGGGAGGGGATCTTCGGCGCGCAGGCCGCCTCCCGCCACTGGTTCGGCAAGGATGCGCGCAACCTGACCCGGGGCGAAGCGGCGCTGCTCGCAGCCACCCTGCCAAACCCGATCGCGCGCAGCGCGGGCAAGCCCTCCCGGGGCGTGCGCGCGGCCGCGGCCCGAATCCAGGGACGTCTCGGGCAGGTCGAGGGTTTGATGGGGTGTCTGCGCGGCTGA
- a CDS encoding polyprenyl synthetase family protein — MTTPMTTSKPSTQASHASVQVGTSDDAFTHRLGTVADAVEAFLAERLGPEVQTCEIARPPRLMEAMRHAVLGGGKRLRPFLAVETARMLGGAEAGALAAGSAIELVHCYSLVHDDLPAMDNDDLRRGKPTVHRAYDEATAILVGDALQTLAFEILADSRWQADAAARSDLVLGLARASGLGGMVGGQLLDLGAEGRFGPIAVDVDDTLRLQAMKTGAILAFSVEAGAIVGGANADERAALLRYGLALGQAFQIADDILDREASPEAMGKATGKDKEAGKATLVDRLGLDGARAECDRLVGVCEEAVSRWGGKADILREAARFTVARKA; from the coding sequence ATGACGACCCCGATGACCACCTCGAAGCCCTCAACGCAAGCTTCCCACGCTTCGGTCCAGGTGGGGACGTCGGACGACGCCTTTACCCACAGGCTCGGCACCGTTGCAGACGCCGTCGAGGCGTTCCTCGCAGAACGTCTCGGACCGGAGGTGCAGACGTGCGAGATCGCGCGTCCGCCCCGCCTGATGGAAGCGATGCGCCACGCCGTGCTCGGCGGCGGCAAGCGGCTGCGCCCGTTCCTCGCCGTCGAGACGGCGCGGATGCTGGGCGGCGCCGAGGCCGGGGCCCTGGCGGCGGGCTCGGCGATCGAGCTCGTGCACTGCTACTCGCTCGTCCACGACGACCTGCCGGCGATGGACAATGACGACCTGCGTCGCGGCAAGCCGACCGTGCATCGCGCCTACGACGAGGCGACCGCGATCCTCGTCGGCGACGCCCTGCAGACACTGGCCTTCGAGATCCTGGCCGATTCGCGCTGGCAGGCCGATGCGGCCGCGCGCTCGGACCTCGTCCTCGGGCTCGCCCGTGCGTCGGGCCTCGGCGGCATGGTGGGCGGCCAACTCCTCGACCTCGGCGCGGAGGGGCGTTTCGGGCCGATCGCGGTCGACGTCGACGACACCCTCAGGCTCCAGGCGATGAAAACCGGCGCGATCCTTGCCTTCTCGGTCGAGGCGGGAGCGATCGTCGGCGGCGCGAATGCAGACGAGCGGGCCGCGCTCCTGCGCTACGGCCTCGCGCTGGGCCAAGCCTTCCAGATCGCCGACGACATTCTCGATCGCGAGGCCTCGCCCGAGGCGATGGGCAAGGCGACCGGCAAGGACAAGGAGGCCGGCAAGGCGACCCTCGTCGACCGCCTCGGCCTCGACGGGGCCCGTGCCGAGTGCGACCGCCTCGTCGGCGTGTGCGAGGAGGCTGTCTCGCGCTGGGGCGGGAAGGCCGACATCCTGCGCGAGGCGGCCCGGTTCACAGTGGCGCGCAAGGCCTGA
- the leuB gene encoding 3-isopropylmalate dehydrogenase, producing the protein MTTYKLLLLPGDGIGPEVMAQVERVVGALRELGIASFETETDLVGGAAIDVHGKPLADETLARADAADAILLGAVGGPKWNGVAYEIRPEAGLLRLRKDLGLFANLRPAICYPALADASALKRDLVEGLDIMIVRELTGGVYFGEPKEITVLEDGSKRAIDTQVYTTGEIERIAHVAFDLARKRSGRVASAEKHNVMKSGVLWKEVVTKVHAEHYTDVELEHVLADNCAMQLVRRPKQFDVLVTDNLFGDILSDAAAMLTGSLGMLPSASLGAVDARGTRKALYEPVHGSAPDIAGQDLANPLAMIGSLAMCLRYSFGLGEAADLLDGAITDALAGGARTRDIVGPGAKVVGTAGMGEAVITALKARAR; encoded by the coding sequence ATGACGACCTACAAGCTCCTCCTCCTGCCCGGCGACGGCATCGGCCCCGAGGTGATGGCGCAGGTGGAGCGGGTAGTCGGCGCGCTGCGCGAACTCGGCATCGCCTCCTTCGAGACCGAGACCGACCTCGTCGGCGGCGCCGCGATCGATGTGCACGGCAAGCCCCTCGCGGACGAGACCCTGGCGCGTGCGGACGCGGCCGATGCCATCCTGCTCGGCGCGGTGGGCGGCCCAAAATGGAACGGCGTCGCCTACGAGATCCGCCCCGAGGCCGGCCTCCTGCGCCTGCGCAAGGATCTCGGACTCTTCGCAAATCTGCGCCCCGCGATCTGCTATCCGGCTCTGGCCGATGCCTCGGCGCTGAAGCGCGATCTCGTCGAGGGCCTCGATATCATGATCGTTCGCGAGCTGACGGGCGGGGTCTATTTCGGGGAGCCGAAGGAAATCACGGTGCTGGAGGACGGCTCGAAGCGCGCCATCGACACCCAGGTCTACACGACCGGCGAGATCGAGCGGATCGCGCACGTCGCCTTCGACCTCGCCCGCAAGCGCTCCGGCCGCGTCGCCTCCGCCGAGAAGCACAACGTGATGAAGTCCGGTGTCCTCTGGAAGGAGGTCGTCACCAAGGTTCATGCCGAGCACTACACCGACGTTGAGCTAGAGCACGTGCTCGCCGACAATTGCGCCATGCAGCTCGTGCGGCGGCCGAAGCAGTTCGACGTGCTGGTGACCGACAACCTGTTCGGCGACATTCTGTCCGACGCGGCCGCCATGCTCACGGGCTCGCTGGGCATGCTGCCCTCGGCCTCGCTCGGCGCGGTCGATGCCCGGGGGACGCGCAAGGCGCTCTACGAGCCGGTGCACGGCTCGGCGCCCGACATCGCGGGCCAGGATCTCGCGAACCCGCTCGCCATGATCGGATCGCTCGCCATGTGCCTGCGCTACTCGTTCGGCCTCGGCGAGGCGGCGGACCTCCTCGACGGCGCCATCACCGATGCGCTGGCAGGCGGCGCGCGCACGAGGGACATCGTCGGGCCCGGCGCAAAGGTCGTCGGCACCGCCGGCATGGGCGAGGCGGTAATCACCGCGCTGAAGGCCCGCGCACGCTGA